The Panthera uncia isolate 11264 chromosome C1 unlocalized genomic scaffold, Puncia_PCG_1.0 HiC_scaffold_3, whole genome shotgun sequence genomic sequence ATCTGCAGTTGGAAGCTTGGTACTCTTAACTGTGAAACTTGGGGAAACTGGTTTTCTTTGGGGCAAGTGCAACTGCTCCTCCACATACTTCTGTTGTGCTTGTTGTGTCTTACATTCCTGGTGACTCTGTTTAATTTCACAAGCTGATATAGATTGTAGCGTGTCCCTCGAGCTCTGTAAAACTTCCTTTTCCATGGTATCTTTGTCTTCTGAGGCTGGTAGAGTACGTTGGCGCCCCTTGGCAGCAACCGTCACCGCTGGTGTTGTGGAAGGGGGGTTATCCGCGCCCACTCCTAGTACTTGAGAATGACTTTGAGAGTCCATTCCGGGTAGGGGAAAcacctcatttgttttttgtaacAGCACTTCCTTTTTCAGCTCTGACATATTTTGATTTGGGCTTTCTGTTTTGACTATCTTGTAGCAAGAACTctcatgtttctgtttttcaagcTCTTCTCTTTGTTGTCTATACTTTTCTTCAGCAATCATTAAAGGTGTCTTAAATTTTCTCATATAAGGTTTTGGACTTTGTTGTCCTGAGCCTGCTGAGAATGAATGCGATTTTACCAGAGGTGCTATTGTGTTTTCCTTGGGTTGTGAAGTTTCTGGAACTGTCTGTGAGAGAGATCTTTTAGAGTCCATAGATAATTGTTTGCTTTCATCAAGATTCCTAGATAAGTTCTGCTTCATCTCTGTGTGTTCACTGCTAGTCaccattattacttttttctgaTCCTTCGAGGAAGTGGCTTCACATTCCATATCTGGTGGGGAATTTTCCAATTCACCTCTTGGGGAACCATGATTCTTTTTATCTTCCATCTGTTTGAAAAATTTGGGTTTGGGGAATGTGGGAGGTGGCAAAATTACTCCCGATTTTCCTGTTAGGACTTTAGCCTGAGAATGAGTTTGCTGCGAACTTGAGGCTTCTTCTTGGGAATATTGTATGATTGCTCCACTTCGCTTTTCTtgaacagaggagggaaggagatgcGATGGTTTAAGAGATGgggttggaggagggggaggtggcgGAAACATTGACAGACATTCAGATTTCTCATCTTCTGgtggtggaggaagagggaggcctGGGAAACTTTCAAATTCAGCCTTTATCATCTCTGTGGACAGTGAGGGAGGAAAAACGTTTTTTTCAGGCAACATCATtaaaggaggtggaggaggaagaggaaattcaATTTCGGACGATGCATTGGAAGGTGGAGCAGGAGGTGGAGATGGAGGTGGAAGAGAACActcactttcttttaaattattttcagggtTAAAGCTGATTGAATTAAAGGACATTTCCATTGCCCTTTTTAAGTCTGTGGAAGTATTTGTCCTCATTAGAAAGTCCTGACTCTTCAGATGAACATCAGCCTGCTTTTTGTCACTTGCCTTAAATTTACTGTGGCTTTTTGGGGAGACTTTTACTTCTGTTGTATTTGATATGTCTTGATCTATACGCAAAATTGGCTGAGGGTTCATGTTCTTCTTCCTTATACCTTTACTAGAACATTGTATTTCTTGCTTTAACGAAGTTTGCTTCTGAAAGTCCTCTGAAACTTCGCAAGTTTCCACAACTGTCTTGTTGACTAGACTCTGGGTTGGACTGGGCTTAGGGCTTTGTTTATCTGTTGATATTTTAGTCTGTTTGGTATTTTTTGGACTCTTTACAGAGAAAGACTCAATCTTCTGGTGGTCATTTCTCAGTTCGCAAGTTTGAGTCTGTTGCCTTCCAATTGTTTTATCAACAGATTGGGTAAAGACCGCATCCTTCTTCtgttctctcactgtctctgatTCCTTAGTTTTTAGATTTGCCTGAGCTGACACAGTTGAAGTCAATTGTCTGCTCATATGTTCATCACCAAAATGCTGCTCTGCTGTGGTATCCATCCAGACACCCATTTTGTCCCCTGATTCCAACACATTTTTACTAGCTTTGTGGTGTGAATTAGATAGTCTTCTAAGGTTTTTCTCAAGAGCATCGTTGTTTTGTTCACGATCTATGACAATCTTTATGGTGCCTTTTGGGGCTTTTGGAAGATTAAGTTCAGTTCTTTCTTCTATTAAATTCCCATGACAAGATTTGCCTGTAGTTTGATTGGGAGTATCTGTTCCCCCTTGCCACCTGGATGCTGGTTCAAAAGGTCCTGGTCTTGGCTGAAGAACACTTTTTTTGTCCCTCTGCTCAGCCACCTGATGAATCTTTGTTTTCTGCTCTTCTGAAGAACCTACCATCACCGCCTTCACATCTTCTTTCATTACACTTTTCTTATCCACCTCTTTAAAAGCTCTCTGTGCTTTTTTCAGATTCCTTAATGACATTTCAAGGTCATCTCGGATAAGctcctttttcaggatttctgTCCTTGTGTTTGCAGTCTTTTCAAGGCATTCAATAGCTTTCTCAATATCATCAGGGATGGCATTGGGTTGTTTAGATTCTTTCCATTGGTGGCTTGATTCCTTAAGTGACTTGAATGTGGCCAGCATgtcactttttataatttcttctgttttagcTACTGTTTTCTGATTTATGGCCTGGTTGAGGGAATTTAGGGTTGATTTCAAATCACCTTTTATAATTTCTCCTTTGGGTGTCTTGCAAAATGTAGTCTGAGGCTCTGTCATAAAAACCTTAACTGTATTCTGCACATCTCCTGGGATGATGTCAGTTTCGTTAATAGTACGTTCAACCCGAGATTGCCTTTTCTTCAGTAACAGTTTTGTGCCCTCCACATCACCACcaattatttcttcctctctttcttgttTCCCAGCTGTTAGTGTTTCATTTGACCCTGTCTGGAGTTGCTTAAGATAATCCAAAGCTCCAATTTCTATGCATGTTGTGAAAAACTGAACATTTCCCCTCTCAGAGGCATCAATTTTAGccctttcagatattttattgtttgataTGGAAGATAGCAAACTATGAATGGTACGTTTCACATCACCCCCTATTACTTCTTCACGCTCAATTGTGTCACCAGTGTTTTCATGAAGAAGACAATAGATAGTCATGTTAATATCtcctttttcatcttcttgaaTTAAAATGCCTTTCTTTACAGATCTTTCCTCAGAGAACAGGTTTTTTATTGCTTGTTGTACATCACCActcactatttcttctttttcagcatGAAATTCTGTTGATCTGTTTAATAATTGAGTTTTGGTCAAATtaacatttcccttttcttcttcactaACCAAAATCTCCCTTTTTGTACAGTCTCGTTTGGAGAGTAGGTTCACCATTATATTTCTGAGATCAACCctaataatttcttctttctgtatCTCAGGAGAGGCTTGATTCATTAGCTTGTATTTTGCCATTCGAACATCCCCAACTTCATCAGCTTCAATGATGATTCCAGGAGCCTCAATAACTTTTTGAGAATAGAGTTCTTCCAACGTTTCCTTAATGCTCTTGCCAATAATTTCTACCTTCTCTACCCTACTTTCATTAAATTCATGAAGGGGTGTAGTTTCAAAGAGCCATGTAGTTGTTTTGACATCAGAAGGAGGGAtttcttccttgatgatttttGTGGTGCTCTCATCTGCTTCCTTAATAGAGTCCAAAGTCTGATTTTCAAAAAGCCATACTGCCTGCTTAACATCACCTTTCTGTATATCTTCCTGGGTGACGGTTTTGATATTTTCGTATTCTGACCCTTCTCCTCTCAGTTCATCTATAGTGTGCGTCTCAAACAGCCAAGTAGATGTTTTAACATTGCCCTTTTGTATTTCATTGACACTTACTGTTCTTATATATGTATTCTTATCAAAATTTTCAGATTCAAAAagttgtttacttgtttttacaTCTCCACCTTGAATATAGTCTACAGTGGACACGGTATCACGTGATTCTTCTGAAATCTGATCCAATGGCTGGGTTTCAAATCTGTATCTGACAGAACTAACATCTCCCTTCTGAATGTCTTCTTGTGTGACAGATTTAATAACATACACAGTCTTTGACTGATTAATTGAGTCTAATGGTTTTGTTTCAAAAAGCCACCTCGTTCCTCGTACATCTCCATGAATCACCTCTTCCTTTTTAACTGTTGTCACTTCATGATAATACCCTTCTCGGTCTTGAATTGCATAGAGTGGCTGGGTTTCAAAGAGCATTCTATAGCTTTTTACGTCACCCTTTATTACTTCTTCAGCAATTGTTTTCTTGGTACTGATACAGTCAGATTCTTCTTTAATCTCATCTAAAGAaaaagtctcaaaaataaaacaccccTTCCTTACATCCCCACCTTGTATGTCTGTCACTGTCTTAACTAATTCATCACCTTCTTGGCTCTCTTTTATCATATCAATTGGCTGGTTTTCAAAAAGCCACCTACAATTTAAAACATTGCCTTTCTGAATATCTTCAGTCTTTAGGGCTTTGATCTTTTTCAAAACTTCCTCTGAACTGGAACTTATAGAATCTAAGGACTGATTTTCAAACTTATGCCTCATGCTGGAGACATCTCCGGCTTGGATATCCATTTCCATggccttgatttcttttccttcttctccttgtaTGCTGTCCaaattttctgtctcaaaaagaaaacatgctgtACGAACATCCCCACCTTGGATCTCCTCCTGTTTTACAGTTTGCAATTTGACTGTTGCTTCAGAGTCATCTTTTATGGTATCAAGAGGCTTAGTTTCAAAGAGCCAAGTGCAGGCTTTGACATCTCCTTTACGAATTTCTTCACAGTCACTCATTAATGAAACTTTTTCATAAAGAGACTCCATTGGTTGGGTTTCAAAAAGCCATCTACAAGTTTTGACATCCCCTTTAACAATATCTGTAGCTTGTTCAGTTTTACTTTCTACTTCTTCcatattactaaaatatttaattgaatcaAGAGGTTGAGTTTCAAATAGCCACTTAGCAGACTTCACATTTCCAGTCTGTATTTCTTGAGCAGATATTCCTCTAATTATCTGGAATTTATGAATGCTTTCATCAAACTGGTCAATGGGCCTTGTTTCAAAGAGCCACCTACAACTCCGTACATCACCTCTTAGGATTTCTTCTTGTTGGACTGTCTTTACTTGATGATATTTTCCAAGGTGATCTTGAATGGCATATAGTGGTGTTGTTTCAAAGAGTGATTTATTTAACTCTACAGCACCTCTCGTGACTCCTTCCACCTGTATTTTATGTGATGcatcaaatttaattaaatttttcgATTCAAAGATATGTGTGTAATTCTTTACATCACCTCTGTCAACTTCTTCAAGTTTCACTGTTCGTATGTACTCTTTTTTATCTTCTCTAATGTCTTCCAGAGGTTGGGTTTCGAAAACCCATTTTTGGTGTCTAACAtcccccttttcttcttcagaggcagtaattttttgaagttttcctaCATCAGGGCTATCTTTTAAAGCCTCTATTGGAAGTGTTTCAAATAGATGCTTAGTAGTTTGTACATCACCCCCTATTATCTCTTCAGATCTTAGAGAATCTGCATCAGAAACTTCTTTTAGAATGTCTAATGGCTGTGTTTCAAACATCCAACACTTTCTGGAGACATCTGTACctattattgtttccttttcaatgATGACCTCTTCTGagtcttctttgattttctccAAAGGTTGAGTTTCAAATAACCACTTTGCCCTACTCACCCCACCTTTGACATTTTCTTCCATGGATATTCCTCGGACAACTTTAATTTCTGTGATATCCTTGTTAATTGTGTCCAAGGGCTGTGTTTCAAACATCCAACGTGCTGTTCTCACATCTCCCTTTTCAACATCTTCTCTGTGAACAGTTTTAATTTCTAGCATTTGACCTAAACCATCCCTAATAACATATAATGGTTgagtttcaaaacattttatactTCTCTTCACATTTCCTTTAATCTCTTTGAGTTCAGACCTGAGTTGCAGAAGGTGAACTTCATCCACTGAATGAAGCTGTCCAAGCTGATCCAGATGTTGAGTTTCAAACATATACCTCACAGTCTTGACATCCCCACCGGTGATGTCCTTTATGGTGGTTACCACTGATTCTTCTTGACCTTGGTGCATTTTATTCATTGAGTCTAATGGCTTTGTTTCAAACATCCACCGGGCTGCGCGGACATCTCCTCTGGCTAGTTCAGGAATTTTCTCAGCATTTTCTTCCATGCCAGAGGAATGATCACCCAGTGCATCTATGGGTTGGGTTTCAAACATCCATGTTGTATATTTCACATCACCACCAGCAATGATTTCTTGATCAGCAATGCCCCCGTTGATGTTATCTTCATCTGGAGAGCCGTTGTTGATGGAATCTAATGGCTGATTCTCAAAGATCCATCTCATGGACTGCACCTCCCCCTTCAGAATTTCATCCCACTCCAAGTGTTCTCTTTCTGAGTTCAGAGCTTTTTGAGAActgtcatttgtattttcaaaaacataccGGGCTTGTTGCACATCTGCTAAAACTGAGCTCCCTGGGTTCACTTGACTAGAGACAATTTCAGAAACCTCACTGATATAatgtttttctaagttttttcttAACTCAGGATGGATGTGTTTATATAAACGGTTTAATTCGTACAAATTTCTTTGCTTAGAATATAATTCTTTGGGTACTGGTGGTGTTCTAGGAGGGTTGGGGAATTCAGGGGACTGGGAAAATGCTGTCGCATCTATTGGAGCTTGAAATATttcaggtgggggaggaggaaattcTTCTGTCTTTCCCGTAGGAGTGGCATTAACTTGTGCTAGAGTTGAGGAAGTGGCACTGTGGGTGCCATGTTTTGTGGTTGATGTTTCCTTCCTCTGGCTGGTCGAAGTGCAAGAAGTAGAAGAGGGACCCACAACTGATGATGGTTTTAAACTCTCTTCATATTCACTTTCAATCTTGAAGGGAAAGAAAGTCAAATCTTATAAAAATGGGTGTAGTGGTGAAGATTTCCTAGGCACTGTCCCTTACCTGTCCACCTGCTATGATATCTCCTTTGGAAATAGCAGAAGACAGACTCTTTTTAAAGACCTACTTAGAAGCAATATTCAGTTTTGTTACTATCTTTCCT encodes the following:
- the XIRP2 gene encoding xin actin-binding repeat-containing protein 2, producing MARYQAAVSRGDCRSFSANMMEESGMCTVPGGLARVKKQFEKDKIASSCNTLSQYQYQHQKRSEQEMIHSSQVDISRSSQEMERNEQAASKAHKSDVLETEMASHLEKHTEEINQASQFHQCVQETVIDTPEDEEIPKVSTKFLKEQFEKSAQEKVLYSEKEMTPAKQIKIESEYEESLKPSSVVGPSSTSCTSTSQRKETSTTKHGTHSATSSTLAQVNATPTGKTEEFPPPPPEIFQAPIDATAFSQSPEFPNPPRTPPVPKELYSKQRNLYELNRLYKHIHPELRKNLEKHYISEVSEIVSSQVNPGSSVLADVQQARYVFENTNDSSQKALNSEREHLEWDEILKGEVQSMRWIFENQPLDSINNGSPDEDNINGGIADQEIIAGGDVKYTTWMFETQPIDALGDHSSGMEENAEKIPELARGDVRAARWMFETKPLDSMNKMHQGQEESVVTTIKDITGGDVKTVRYMFETQHLDQLGQLHSVDEVHLLQLRSELKEIKGNVKRSIKCFETQPLYVIRDGLGQMLEIKTVHREDVEKGDVRTARWMFETQPLDTINKDITEIKVVRGISMEENVKGGVSRAKWLFETQPLEKIKEDSEEVIIEKETIIGTDVSRKCWMFETQPLDILKEVSDADSLRSEEIIGGDVQTTKHLFETLPIEALKDSPDVGKLQKITASEEEKGDVRHQKWVFETQPLEDIREDKKEYIRTVKLEEVDRGDVKNYTHIFESKNLIKFDASHKIQVEGVTRGAVELNKSLFETTPLYAIQDHLGKYHQVKTVQQEEILRGDVRSCRWLFETRPIDQFDESIHKFQIIRGISAQEIQTGNVKSAKWLFETQPLDSIKYFSNMEEVESKTEQATDIVKGDVKTCRWLFETQPMESLYEKVSLMSDCEEIRKGDVKACTWLFETKPLDTIKDDSEATVKLQTVKQEEIQGGDVRTACFLFETENLDSIQGEEGKEIKAMEMDIQAGDVSSMRHKFENQSLDSISSSSEEVLKKIKALKTEDIQKGNVLNCRWLFENQPIDMIKESQEGDELVKTVTDIQGGDVRKGCFIFETFSLDEIKEESDCISTKKTIAEEVIKGDVKSYRMLFETQPLYAIQDREGYYHEVTTVKKEEVIHGDVRGTRWLFETKPLDSINQSKTVYVIKSVTQEDIQKGDVSSVRYRFETQPLDQISEESRDTVSTVDYIQGGDVKTSKQLFESENFDKNTYIRTVSVNEIQKGNVKTSTWLFETHTIDELRGEGSEYENIKTVTQEDIQKGDVKQAVWLFENQTLDSIKEADESTTKIIKEEIPPSDVKTTTWLFETTPLHEFNESRVEKVEIIGKSIKETLEELYSQKVIEAPGIIIEADEVGDVRMAKYKLMNQASPEIQKEEIIRVDLRNIMVNLLSKRDCTKREILVSEEEKGNVNLTKTQLLNRSTEFHAEKEEIVSGDVQQAIKNLFSEERSVKKGILIQEDEKGDINMTIYCLLHENTGDTIEREEVIGGDVKRTIHSLLSSISNNKISERAKIDASERGNVQFFTTCIEIGALDYLKQLQTGSNETLTAGKQEREEEIIGGDVEGTKLLLKKRQSRVERTINETDIIPGDVQNTVKVFMTEPQTTFCKTPKGEIIKGDLKSTLNSLNQAINQKTVAKTEEIIKSDMLATFKSLKESSHQWKESKQPNAIPDDIEKAIECLEKTANTRTEILKKELIRDDLEMSLRNLKKAQRAFKEVDKKSVMKEDVKAVMVGSSEEQKTKIHQVAEQRDKKSVLQPRPGPFEPASRWQGGTDTPNQTTGKSCHGNLIEERTELNLPKAPKGTIKIVIDREQNNDALEKNLRRLSNSHHKASKNVLESGDKMGVWMDTTAEQHFGDEHMSRQLTSTVSAQANLKTKESETVREQKKDAVFTQSVDKTIGRQQTQTCELRNDHQKIESFSVKSPKNTKQTKISTDKQSPKPSPTQSLVNKTVVETCEVSEDFQKQTSLKQEIQCSSKGIRKKNMNPQPILRIDQDISNTTEVKVSPKSHSKFKASDKKQADVHLKSQDFLMRTNTSTDLKRAMEMSFNSISFNPENNLKESECSLPPPSPPPAPPSNASSEIEFPLPPPPPLMMLPEKNVFPPSLSTEMIKAEFESFPGLPLPPPPEDEKSECLSMFPPPPPPPTPSLKPSHLLPSSVQEKRSGAIIQYSQEEASSSQQTHSQAKVLTGKSGVILPPPTFPKPKFFKQMEDKKNHGSPRGELENSPPDMECEATSSKDQKKVIMVTSSEHTEMKQNLSRNLDESKQLSMDSKRSLSQTVPETSQPKENTIAPLVKSHSFSAGSGQQSPKPYMRKFKTPLMIAEEKYRQQREELEKQKHESSCYKIVKTESPNQNMSELKKEVLLQKTNEVFPLPGMDSQSHSQVLGVGADNPPSTTPAVTVAAKGRQRTLPASEDKDTMEKEVLQSSRDTLQSISACEIKQSHQECKTQQAQQKYVEEQLHLPQRKPVSPSFTVKSTKLPTADHKLNETDHIYESHKKQSEVDVQTISKRQYQKTEKTEASTEYSNKQSVAEKYCQLPKKEKRVTIKLPTEPTGKSHENKLNIVHEKQREYRESEGGKLPGNERTNQEASMTGPKEERLTVERKQEHLNKSAQKVVTQEVTDVHLDSQTQNFQQTQIQTSESQVEHKKLPEPYNKLQEEKCLGVKGIQQKQVFSNTKDSKQEITQNKSLFSSVKESQQDDGKCAINILEFLRKREELQQILSRVKQFEAEPDKNGLKTFQTLLNIIPVWLLGEEKRQYGVCIAMENNIEKIKEEITHIKTQAEEMLMSCEDIIQTAVISSKAGKQRHKPTSLNETLPKMPNVSEQQENTIVEKTEHCQVATHHEATAHNHVKTHQEIKLDNSKISPPSLKTRPPSPTFITIESTARRTETSTKDELSQSPKKDSFAEPSPRTPMAQTSRVGRADASPPPPRSRSEQLVKLKDTTAKLSRGGVPCTSGTPVPIVEKRSEIIASPATLRRQIKIETRGRDSPPTITIPISVNHVDSGSFRGSMEAQEEVRQVEKRATYFHKDAGNSAQRLLPDTESFDAVEIIRKVEGPRRSEHTQRFEAANQTVQMAENFVSDHENEINRWFREFEDGPAFEAKSNRRVYTNGETNHNIKQESHSFCKEEFGLTSLENTSFTGFSCNRPRELQEKISVKQPSVRSETRTLSEHFSGVDAFEGQVVGSRMTVSSSHSSEAGKSGFDFKHAPPTYEDVIAGHILDISDSPKELRRNFQKAWQESESVFKSVGCATSDASATEMRTIFHEDSAFISEAAAPRQGNMYTLSKDCLSNGVPSSGQAEFS